ATATTCTTGAATCCCTACCTTCCGGCCCCTGGGGATACGATCATTTCCCTCTCTATGGACGTTACTTCAATCAGTTTGATCATGCCCTTCTTGGACATACCGGCAAATTCCAGAAGATGTGGGGTGACTTTGGAGGACTTAAAAACCAGGCAGCCCTGGACTTTGAGGTCATACGGATGATGAGTCTCGGAGTCGCAGCCTCAATCGGTGATCAGCTTCCTCCCCGGGGCAAACTGGACAGCCCTACATACGAGCTGATAGGCAATACATATAACCGTGTCAAAGAGGTCGAAAAGTGGCTTGTGCCCTCCACTGCAATAGATGAGGTCGGTATTCTGCTCTCAAATAGACAGAAGGAGCTGAGCAGCGTCGGTACAGAGCTGGACAGTGAAACCGGGGCAATGAAGATGCTTGCTCAGATGCAGTATCAGTATGCTGTGCTGGATGCAGAATCTGACTTTTCTCTCTATAAAGTTCTGATCCTGGCAGATGGAATCATTGTAGATGATGCCCTGAAGTCCAAACTCCTTGTATTCTCCGGGAACGGTGGTATTATCATTCTTTCAAACGAAAGTGGACTGGATGAAGAGGGCCGATGGAATCTGAATGAACTGATGCCCCTCAATTATATGGGTCAGCATCCTAACAAGCCCTATTATGTCCGCCCCGGTAATGAGTTGAAAGAGTCCTTACAGGATACTGATCATGTACAGTATATGGGAGGAAGCCTTGTTGAGGCAGGGAGGGGTGTAGAAGTCCTTGCCAGCATTACTCCGCCTTATTTCAACAGGGAATGGAAGCATTTTTGTTCTCACCTGCAGACTCCGCCTCAGCTCCCTTCCGAAAATGATGCTCCTGAGCTTCTTCAATATGGGAATACTGTCTATTTTGCCAGTCCTCTTTTTGAATGCTATCAGAACTTTGCTCCAAAAAGCTGCAGAACCATGTTCTCTTTTATACTTGAAAAACTGATGGATACAAGGCTGCTTAAAACGAATCTGCCCACAACAGCTGAGACTACCGTCAGGAAAGCGTCCACTGGAGAAACTGTACTGACCATGATTCACTATATCCATCAGAGAAGAACGAATACCATCGATATTATTGAGGATGAGATTCCTCTCTATGATATTGATGTCGATCTGTATCATCCAGAAACAATTTCTGTCAGTGATGGTGAAACCGGTGAATCCCTGGATTTTATCCAGGATGGTAAGCGGGTGAAGCTGAAGGTTGACAGGATTTCAGGTTATCGGGTCCTTGTTTTCGCATAGAATGGAGGGTTGAATCTTAAAAAATCACAGATAATGTCTTTTCCAATCTAATTAACTTGTTGAATTTACCAATTTGTGAAATCATGTTGTAACGTTTCGTTTTTATTGAGGTGACATGTGGCAACAATTAAAGATATTGCTCAGTATACAGGACTTGCTTTATCCACTATTTCCAAGTATTTAAATGGAGGAAATGTAAAAGAAGCTAATCGGATCAAGATTGAAAAATCTTTGCAGGTTCTGAATTACAGTAGAAACGAAGCGGCAAGAAGTCTTAAGACAAATAAATCTATGACAATTGGAATTCTTATTCCCAACCTCAGAAGTCATT
The nucleotide sequence above comes from Oceanispirochaeta sp. M1. Encoded proteins:
- a CDS encoding alpha-amylase family protein, which produces MKIPQLPNREIHLDFHTNGDIPGIASEFNPEEFASVFKKAGVQGVCLFSRGHHGYCYYPTEVGTPHPNTQVEDLLGEQYRALQKVGIVPSVYTTICWDELAASNHPEWLCQRGDGRLMKMDSLSSEALGPFGAGWQFVCWNSPYRHYVLKQSLEVTRRHPDMDYLFLDILFNHEPCACSWCRKGMTEKGMNPESVEDRTRYSYESAREFMVFINEGMSQEFPEVPLFFNSRLRLTGCVEEGSRPEVPLMGVNILESLPSGPWGYDHFPLYGRYFNQFDHALLGHTGKFQKMWGDFGGLKNQAALDFEVIRMMSLGVAASIGDQLPPRGKLDSPTYELIGNTYNRVKEVEKWLVPSTAIDEVGILLSNRQKELSSVGTELDSETGAMKMLAQMQYQYAVLDAESDFSLYKVLILADGIIVDDALKSKLLVFSGNGGIIILSNESGLDEEGRWNLNELMPLNYMGQHPNKPYYVRPGNELKESLQDTDHVQYMGGSLVEAGRGVEVLASITPPYFNREWKHFCSHLQTPPQLPSENDAPELLQYGNTVYFASPLFECYQNFAPKSCRTMFSFILEKLMDTRLLKTNLPTTAETTVRKASTGETVLTMIHYIHQRRTNTIDIIEDEIPLYDIDVDLYHPETISVSDGETGESLDFIQDGKRVKLKVDRISGYRVLVFA